The Sediminispirochaeta bajacaliforniensis DSM 16054 nucleotide sequence CAGGGTAACCGTGGCACTTGTCATGAAGTCTCTTGCCAATGAGTTCTTTTTGACGATGGAGCAGGGGGCGCGTGATCACCATATGAATAATGCAGAACGTTACGATCTCCTGATCTATGGCATCAAGGATGAGCAGGCGGTAAGCCAGCAGATTCATATTGTCGAACAGCTGATGGCAATTGATGTAGATGCCATCATTATCGCACCTGCCGACTCAAAGGCCTTGGTCCCTGTTTGTCAAAGGGCGATGGCGTCCGGGGTTGCCGTAGTCAACATAGACAATAAATTTGATGCGACGGTCATTGCGGAACGCGGTTTACATATTCCTTTTGTCGGGCCTGATAATTATCAAGGGGCCAAGGCCGCAGGAGATTATCTTGCCGATCATCTATCCTCCGGAAACCAGGTCGCCATCATTGAGGGAATCCCTTCTGCCTATAACTCTCAGCAGCGTTGTCTTGGTTTCAGAAAGGCTATGGACGACGCCGGAATAATTATAGTCGATACCAGGCCGGCGCTGTGGGAGATGGACAGGTCGTATACTACGGTTATTTCAATCCTCAACGAACATCGGAATGTGCGTGCCTTACTCTGCGCAAACGATAATATGGCTTTAGGAGCTGCAGCAGCGGTGAAGGCTGCTTCAAAAAGAAATTCAATGTACATCATCGGTTTCGACAATATTTCAGCGGTAAATAATGAGTTGAAAAAGGGCGATATTCTTGCCACGGTAGATCAGCATGCTGCTCTGATAGCGGTGAACGGTATTGAGATGGCTCTCAGCATGCTTAATGGTGAGGATGTTGATTTGGTATGTACAACACCTGTTGAACTGGTAACTGCCTATGAATAGGTTTGTTGCATTTTTTACATCCAAATTCCGAAGTATCGCCGGTGAAATTGATAATGTGAGCGGCCTTTTGTTGGCTCTTTGTGCCCTCATTTTGTTTTTTTCCCTGCGTAGCGACCATTTCCTTTCCGAAAAAACTTTGGTCACAATTGCCAATCAAATTCCCGTGCAAATGGTACTTGCGGTAGGTATGACCTATGTACTTATCATCGCCGGGATAGATCTTTCTATCGGATCGGTTTTGGCCCTGTGCAGCACAGTACTCAGTCTCTTACTCATACGGTTTCATATGCCGCTGCCGGTTGCACTCCTTTTTACAACTTTGGCGGGCATCCTTTCCGGTTTTATCAACGGTCTGCTTTCTGCTTGGCTCTCGATACCAAGCTTTATCGTTACTCTTGGTATGATGGAAATTGCCCGGGGCCTTGCCTATATCCTTTCGGATTCACGTACGATCTATATCGGAACCGGGATAGCCTGTTTTACGGCTTCTCTCTGGGGTGGTATCTCCGTAGCTTTTCTTATTGCCATCGCCATATCGGTAGTCGGCCAACTCCTTCTAAAATATACCGTCTTGGGGACCTATCTATCGGGAATAGGAACAAAGGCTTCGGATATGCCTTTGCCCGATGCCTTGATTCGCAAAATAAAGATATTTGTTTTTTCGATAATGGGAATGCTTGTTGCGCTTGCCTCGATGCTCCATACGGCGAAACTTGAAGCAGCCGATCCCAATGCCGGTTCAGGGCTGGAACTCCAAGTCATCGCTTCGGTGGTGATCGGCGGTACAAGTCTTTTAGGTGGCAAAGGCTCGGTGGTCAATTCGATGTTCGGTGTTCTTATCATGGCAGTTTTGCAGACCGGTCTTGCACAGCTAGGGGTTGATGATCCCCTTAAGCAGCTGATAACCGGTCTGCTCATCATCATTGCGCTGCTCTTGGATCGATACAGGGAACAGCAGTGATCACTTTTCCAAAAGCCGTTCGGCCAGAGACCTGAAGTCTATGCCATTTTCTCTGCCGATTCTTTCCTGCCAGCCATCGGGAATGGCAGATAGACCTGAGAAGGCCCCGCACAGTGCGCCTGTTATGGCCCCATTGGTGTCGGCATCATCACCGATATTAATGACGGTAATCAGGCCGTCGCGAAAGCCTCCCTGTGCGGCATAAAAGACGCCGAGGGAAAGAGGAATCGACTCGTAGCTTTTCATGCCCGCACCTATATGCTGGTAGAGAAGATAGGCAACATCGGAAAGTGGACGATGCGTGTTTTCTTCCACGATTCGTTTTGCCAACCTGATTCTGACGCTTACCGAAGGAGCCGGGATGTCATGTCCGGCAGCCTCTCCCTCTTCCGCGGCTCCGGCAGCCGACTCAATAATCTGCTGTGGCGTATAGCCCCCTTCTGTGGCAAGGGCAACGGCAAGGGCAACGGCTGCCGTTGCGGCAACCGCAGGCTTGCTTCCGTGGGAGGGCAGGGCGGAAGCGATGGCGGCTTTAAGGCACGCTTGGGGTCTACCGTGAAAAAATATGCCGACAGGAGCGACGCGCATGGCCCCGCCGTTGGTGTCCCCCCCCTCCGCCGCCTTTTGATAATCGCCTCCGGCTATGATCGTCTCGAGAAATTTTCTTGTACTGGGGCCGATAACCGTGCTTTCGAGCATCTTTTTCTCTATTGCCCACTGTTTCATTTTATGTATGAAAAGTGCCTCGTCGAAACCCTTTGCCTCGCAAAGTACCTCGGAGATGATGAGGCTCTCTTCGGTGTCGTCGGTCACCTCGGCCTGATGAAGCCCGCCATGGGCGATCTGCTGGCTTGCGGGAGTGAGAAAATCGTCAATCCGGCCATAGACATGTCGTATCGTATCCGGGGACATGAAAGAGGCAGGCATGCCCATGGCATCTCCTATGGCTGAGCCGATGAGGCACCCGGCGGCTTTATCGATCATACTCTCAACTCCTTTCCGTTTGTTACTATCAATTCGACATCATCAAGAGAGAAATTCCCGTGTGGGCCCCATATCCTGGTGGCAAGGGAACCACAGCCGTTGGCGATCTGCAGAGAGCGCTTCAGCGGGGCGCCTACCGAAAATCCGTAAAGCAGTCCCGATGCAAAGGCGTCTCCCGCCCCAGTGGTGTCGATACGTTTACCGGCATAAGGCCATACATGCAACGTTTCATTTCCGGTGTAGGCTGTTACACCTCTCATCCCCTCTTTTCGTATGACAAGCTCCACTCCCACATCAAGGAGATGGGAGACAATTCCGTTATCGACGCCTATACACGTTCCCAGACGCTTCAATTCTCCTTCGTTAGGCGTAATACAAAAAGCGAGTTTTAGGATTTCCGTAAGCACCTCTTTCCCAATGTTTTCCACAAGGGCCCCGGGGTCGAAGAGGATGCGGGTGCCGCCGTCCTTCAACCGTTTCAGGGCGTTGAGGATGGGCTCTCGATATTCCGGCTCCTGAAGGTAATAGCCGGTAAGGTAGAGAAAGGATGTCTCTCCCCTGAGCCGATCGGAAATCATCATAGGCCTGAACACCGATTCCGAACCCTTTCGGGTAAGAAAAGTACGTTCGCCCTCGTCATCAATGATATTTATGGAGAATCCGTTTGCCGCACCTTCTTGTCGAAGGATACAGGCTTCGGGTAATCCTTTCTGCCTGATATAGTTGATGAGAAGCTGATCTTCAATGCCGTCTCCGATCAGGGAAACGATGTAGGGATTGAGGCCGAGATTTTTCAGGGTCACCGCGGCATTGAGTGCACATCCCCCGGGAATGGTTTGGGCACTCTTGATTAAGGTATCTGTTCCGCGTTCCGGATAGTGGCGCACTTCTAGGTAGATGTCTCGTATCAAGCCGCCCATGACAATGATCGGTTTTTCATCTTGTTTCGTCATTACTATTCCTTTTCCCTTTCTAAGATCAAGGTGCTTTCCGGTTCCCATGAGAGAAAGATCGAGTCCCCGGCAACGAATTTTCGCTGTCCTGCAGAGATGTTCTGCTGCTGTACCTTGATCTCCTGCCCAAGGGCCCTGATCCTAAAAATCGAGAGATTTCCGGCATACGTAATGAATTCAATCTTCCCTCTGATTGCCTGATGCTCTTCCCTATCCGAGATCGTGATCTTTTCAGGGCGCACCGATACCGTGCAGTGTGTGCCGTCTTCCAGAAATTCATCGCAACGGAAAGGTAGATATTGCATTTCGTCCATCATGAGCCGATATCCATTATTTCCTTCGCACTTTACGACCCCTGAAAAAAAGTTTGCCTGGCCGAGGAAATCTGCGACGAAGCTGTTTTTGGGATGTTCATACACAGTATCCGGTGTATCAAGCTGGACAATCTTTCCCTTTTCCATAACGGCAATATAATCGGACAAGGTTAAAGCCTCTTCCTGGTCGTGGGTCACAAAGATAGTCGTGATTCCAACCTCTTTCTGGATTTGACGAAGTTCAACCTGCATTTCGACCCGTAGTTTTTTATCGAGAGCCGAAAGGCTTTCGTCGAGAAGGAGCAGGCTCGGCCTGATCACCAGTGCCCTGGCAAGGGCAACCCGTTGCTGCTGACCGCCCGAAAGCTGTTTCGGCTTCCGTTTCTCATATCCGGTCAACCGAACCATTTCCAGGGCTTCTGCAACCTTCTTTTTTATCTCTCTATGATTGTGGTTCCTCTGTTCCAGACCATAAGAGACGTTTTGTTCCACGCTCATATGGGGAAACAGGGCGTAGCTTTGGAAAACCATGCCGATATTACGCTTAAAGGTGGGGATTCCATTTATGATAGTGCCATTTAAACGGATGCTGCCTCCCTCCGGCTTTTCGAACCCCGCTATCAACCTCAGGGTTGTTGTTTTTCCGCAGCCGGATGGGCCCAATAGGGATAGAAAGGATCCTTCCTCGATATCAAAACCAATGTTATCCAGCACGGTCGTTCTGTCGTAGATCTTACTCAGCTCTCGCACTTCCAAATATGCCATCATGCATCTCCCTTGTCACTTTTGAAAAGTGCCCTGATTGATGATCTCATCACCGCCGCCGTGACTGCGATTAAACTCAGCGAAGCGAGCAGGATGATGGTTGCCACCGCGTTCATCTCCGGTGTGAAGCCGAACTTTATCGAAGAATAGATCTCCATCGGCAGGGTCGTGGTACCCGTGGGAATCAGAAAATAGGAAATAACAAAATTATCAAAAGAGATCATAAAGGATAGAAAACCGCCGGAAAGCATGGCGGGCAGCATCATCGGAAGGGTGACCCGATAAAAGGTCGTCCAATCGCTGGCTCCGAGGCTGCTCGATGCTTCCTGGGTTTCTTTTCCCATATCCCGGACACGGGCAATAATGACCAGTGCCGAGTAGGGGAGAGAAATAATCAAGTGTCCTATCAAGAGGAGAACAAAATTCCTGTCCAAGCCTAAACTTCGCAAAAGCAGCAGAAGGGATAGCCCCATGATCAGCCACGGCATCGTAAGCGGCAGCATAACCAGAGACTGCATGGCCGTTCGTGTCTTCCTTCCTGCAAGGTTCGTTCCAAGGGCCAGGGATGTGGCAAGAATTACCGACAGTACGGCCGTAACGGCTCCGATCCAAAGACTATTGATGGTTGCCTGAACAATTTTCTCATTCCCTGCCAGGGCCTTGTACCATTTGAGGGAAAACTCTATGGGAAGGGCGTTGTATTGTGACGTATTGAAAGACATCACCATGAGGACGACGATCGGCGTGTAAAGAAAGAGTAGGAGCAGGCCTGTGTATATCCATCCGAACAGTTTCTTAGCCATCGATACGCACCCTCCGATTTCGCAGGGCGGAGAGAATCCCCATTGAGGCAAGTACCATCACAAGGAGAAGAAAGGCTATCGCCGAGCCGAAGTTCCAGCCGTAAATTTCAAAAAACTGGTCTTCGATGACCGTACCTATGACCGATCCTTGTGT carries:
- a CDS encoding sugar ABC transporter substrate-binding protein, which produces MSKHLKCSAVLIFLIIAALFAIGQVHLREGRPHRVTVALVMKSLANEFFLTMEQGARDHHMNNAERYDLLIYGIKDEQAVSQQIHIVEQLMAIDVDAIIIAPADSKALVPVCQRAMASGVAVVNIDNKFDATVIAERGLHIPFVGPDNYQGAKAAGDYLADHLSSGNQVAIIEGIPSAYNSQQRCLGFRKAMDDAGIIIVDTRPALWEMDRSYTTVISILNEHRNVRALLCANDNMALGAAAAVKAASKRNSMYIIGFDNISAVNNELKKGDILATVDQHAALIAVNGIEMALSMLNGEDVDLVCTTPVELVTAYE
- a CDS encoding ABC transporter permease yields the protein MNRFVAFFTSKFRSIAGEIDNVSGLLLALCALILFFSLRSDHFLSEKTLVTIANQIPVQMVLAVGMTYVLIIAGIDLSIGSVLALCSTVLSLLLIRFHMPLPVALLFTTLAGILSGFINGLLSAWLSIPSFIVTLGMMEIARGLAYILSDSRTIYIGTGIACFTASLWGGISVAFLIAIAISVVGQLLLKYTVLGTYLSGIGTKASDMPLPDALIRKIKIFVFSIMGMLVALASMLHTAKLEAADPNAGSGLELQVIASVVIGGTSLLGGKGSVVNSMFGVLIMAVLQTGLAQLGVDDPLKQLITGLLIIIALLLDRYREQQ
- a CDS encoding ADP-ribosylglycohydrolase family protein; amino-acid sequence: MIDKAAGCLIGSAIGDAMGMPASFMSPDTIRHVYGRIDDFLTPASQQIAHGGLHQAEVTDDTEESLIISEVLCEAKGFDEALFIHKMKQWAIEKKMLESTVIGPSTRKFLETIIAGGDYQKAAEGGDTNGGAMRVAPVGIFFHGRPQACLKAAIASALPSHGSKPAVAATAAVALAVALATEGGYTPQQIIESAAGAAEEGEAAGHDIPAPSVSVRIRLAKRIVEENTHRPLSDVAYLLYQHIGAGMKSYESIPLSLGVFYAAQGGFRDGLITVINIGDDADTNGAITGALCGAFSGLSAIPDGWQERIGRENGIDFRSLAERLLEK
- a CDS encoding carbohydrate kinase family protein, which gives rise to MTKQDEKPIIVMGGLIRDIYLEVRHYPERGTDTLIKSAQTIPGGCALNAAVTLKNLGLNPYIVSLIGDGIEDQLLINYIRQKGLPEACILRQEGAANGFSINIIDDEGERTFLTRKGSESVFRPMMISDRLRGETSFLYLTGYYLQEPEYREPILNALKRLKDGGTRILFDPGALVENIGKEVLTEILKLAFCITPNEGELKRLGTCIGVDNGIVSHLLDVGVELVIRKEGMRGVTAYTGNETLHVWPYAGKRIDTTGAGDAFASGLLYGFSVGAPLKRSLQIANGCGSLATRIWGPHGNFSLDDVELIVTNGKELRV
- a CDS encoding ABC transporter ATP-binding protein, with translation MAYLEVRELSKIYDRTTVLDNIGFDIEEGSFLSLLGPSGCGKTTTLRLIAGFEKPEGGSIRLNGTIINGIPTFKRNIGMVFQSYALFPHMSVEQNVSYGLEQRNHNHREIKKKVAEALEMVRLTGYEKRKPKQLSGGQQQRVALARALVIRPSLLLLDESLSALDKKLRVEMQVELRQIQKEVGITTIFVTHDQEEALTLSDYIAVMEKGKIVQLDTPDTVYEHPKNSFVADFLGQANFFSGVVKCEGNNGYRLMMDEMQYLPFRCDEFLEDGTHCTVSVRPEKITISDREEHQAIRGKIEFITYAGNLSIFRIRALGQEIKVQQQNISAGQRKFVAGDSIFLSWEPESTLILEREKE
- a CDS encoding ABC transporter permease, encoding MAKKLFGWIYTGLLLLFLYTPIVVLMVMSFNTSQYNALPIEFSLKWYKALAGNEKIVQATINSLWIGAVTAVLSVILATSLALGTNLAGRKTRTAMQSLVMLPLTMPWLIMGLSLLLLLRSLGLDRNFVLLLIGHLIISLPYSALVIIARVRDMGKETQEASSSLGASDWTTFYRVTLPMMLPAMLSGGFLSFMISFDNFVISYFLIPTGTTTLPMEIYSSIKFGFTPEMNAVATIILLASLSLIAVTAAVMRSSIRALFKSDKGDA